A DNA window from Undibacterium sp. YM2 contains the following coding sequences:
- a CDS encoding S9 family peptidase encodes MKIKTLGLFKPLLLLSLTAGYFSVHAQDLQTARAAYASQITKKVKSPQDFVPEKLPAGVKEIDYVSGKLHLKAWISATTDNSKKMPAVVFLHGGFSFSADDWVSAQGFVNAGYLLLMPRLRGENGGEGYFEMFGGEVDDAIAAGKYLATLQQVDAQRIYLAGHSVGGSLAMLTAQMPSPYKAVAAYSGFARLPLWLAHYKNIAPFNVDLPDEQKIRDPLRYVTSVKVPLFVFTESAASPSIPVNTEFCNMVAKYSVCKHEVITGSHESMIAPSVARTIALFNKS; translated from the coding sequence ATGAAAATCAAGACACTAGGTTTGTTTAAACCCCTGTTGTTATTATCCCTGACTGCTGGTTACTTTAGCGTGCACGCGCAAGACTTGCAGACAGCAAGAGCTGCCTATGCCAGTCAAATCACAAAGAAAGTCAAGTCGCCACAAGATTTTGTGCCAGAAAAATTGCCGGCTGGTGTCAAAGAAATTGACTACGTCTCTGGAAAATTGCATTTGAAAGCCTGGATTTCGGCCACGACTGACAACTCGAAGAAAATGCCTGCGGTCGTGTTTTTGCATGGCGGTTTTTCATTTTCAGCCGACGACTGGGTCTCAGCCCAGGGTTTTGTCAACGCGGGTTACCTACTTTTGATGCCACGCCTGCGTGGTGAGAATGGTGGCGAAGGTTATTTTGAAATGTTTGGCGGCGAAGTCGATGATGCCATCGCTGCGGGCAAATATCTGGCGACTTTGCAGCAAGTTGATGCGCAAAGAATTTATCTGGCAGGCCACAGTGTAGGTGGTAGCCTGGCCATGCTGACTGCACAAATGCCATCGCCGTACAAGGCGGTTGCTGCTTATAGTGGTTTTGCCCGTTTGCCTTTGTGGCTGGCGCATTACAAGAATATTGCGCCCTTCAATGTCGATCTGCCCGATGAACAAAAAATTCGTGACCCTCTTCGTTATGTGACATCGGTCAAAGTACCCTTGTTTGTGTTTACCGAATCTGCAGCCTCACCATCAATTCCAGTGAATACAGAATTTTGTAATATGGTCGCCAAATATTCAGTCTGCAAACATGAAGTAATCACAGGCAGCCATGAATCCATGATTGCACCATCGGTTGCGCGGACTATCGCTTTGTTCAATAAATCCTGA